A genomic segment from Aspergillus puulaauensis MK2 DNA, chromosome 1, nearly complete sequence encodes:
- the fdh gene encoding formate dehydrogenase (NAD+) FDH1 (COG:C;~EggNog:ENOG410PFPK;~InterPro:IPR006140,IPR036291,IPR006139,IPR029753, IPR029752,IPR033689;~PFAM:PF03446,PF00389,PF02826;~go_function: GO:0008863 - formate dehydrogenase (NAD+) activity [Evidence IEA];~go_function: GO:0016616 - oxidoreductase activity, acting on the CH-OH group of donors, NAD or NADP as acceptor [Evidence IEA];~go_function: GO:0051287 - NAD binding [Evidence IEA];~go_process: GO:0055114 - oxidation-reduction process [Evidence IEA]) has protein sequence MVFIRSFSRQLGRPISSLLSPNALSRPALGSRFGAPALGGRTPGARTLTASANLQGKVLMVLYDGGSHAIDQPGLLGTTENELGIRKWLEDQGHTVVTTSDKDSENSTFDKELVDAEVIITTPFHPGYLTAERLAKAKNLKLAVTAGIGSDHVDLNAANKTNGGVTVAEVTGSNVVSVAEHVIMTILLLVRNFVPSHDQIRNGDWNVAAVAKNEFDLEDKVVGTVGVGRIGERVLRRLKPFDCKELLYYDYQPLSAEAEKAIGARRVESLEDLVSQCDVVTINCPLHEKTRGLFNKELISKMKPGAWLVNTARGAIVVKEDVAEALKSGHLRGYGGDVWFPQPAPKDHPLRYAEHPWGGGNATVPHMSGTSIDAQIRYANGVKSILDSYYSGRFDYKPEDLIVHAGDYATKSYGQRK, from the exons ATGGTATTTATACGTTCTTTTTCCCGTCAGCTTGGACGGCCCATTTCTAGCCTCCTTTCACCCAATGCGCTGAGCAGGCCTGCGCTCGGCAGCCGCTTCGGTGCCCCCGCATTGGGTGGCCGTACTCCTGGTGCACGTACGCTAACTGCCTCTGCGAACCTACAGGGCAAGGTTCTTATGGTCCTATATGAT GGTGGCTCCCACGCCATAGACCAGCCCGGTCTCCTCGGAACCACCGAGAATGAGCTCGGTATCAGGAAGTGGCTCGAAGACCAGGGTCACACCGTTGTGACCACTTCCGACAAGGACAGCGAAAACTCGACTTTCGACAAGGAGCTTGTCGATGCTGAAGTTATCATCACCACTCC CTTCCACCCTGGATACCTCACTGCTGAGCGCCTGGCTAAGGCTAAGAACCTCAAGCTCGCCGTCACTGCCGGTATTGGATCAGACCACGTTGACCTCAATGCCGCCAACAAGACCAACGGTGGTGTCACTGTTGCCGAAGTCACTGGCTCTAACGTTGTCTCTGTTGCCGAGCACGTCATCATGACAATCCTTCTCCTAGTCCGCAACTTCGTTCCCTCACACGACCAGATCCGCAACGGCGACTGGAACGTTGCTGCTGTCGCTAAGAACGAGTTCGATCTTGAAGACAAGGTTGTTGGTACCGTCGGTGTTGGCCGCATCGGTGAGCGTGTGCTCCGCCGCCTGAAGCCCTTCGACTGCAAGGAGCTCCTCTACTACGACTACCAGCCACTGAGCGCTGAGGCCGAAAAGGCCATTGGCGCCCGCCGTGTCGAGTCCCTCGAAGACCTGGTCTCTCAGTGTGACGTTGTCACCATCAACTGCCCTCTCCACGAGAAGACCCGTGGTCTGTTCAACAAGGAACTAATTTCCAAGATGAAGCCCG GTGCCTGGCTCGTCAACACTGCCCGTGGTGCTATTGTTGTCAAGGAGGATGTTGCTGAGGCTCTCAAGTCCGGCCACCTCCGTGGCTACGGTGGTGACGTCTGGTTCCCCCAGCCCGCCCCCAAGGACCACCCTCTCCGCTATGCTGAGCACCCCTGGGGTGGCGGTAACGCGACTGTTCCTCACATGTCTGGTACCTCCATCGATGCCCAGATTCGCTACGCCAACGGTGTTAAGTCCATTCTGGACAGCTACTACTCCGGCCGCTTCGACTACAAGCCTGAGGACCTGATCGTCCACGCCGGCGACTACGCAACCAAGTCCTACGGTCAGCGCAAGTAG
- a CDS encoding uncharacterized protein (COG:S;~EggNog:ENOG410PT2G;~TransMembrane:1 (o12-33i)), which translates to MGSASSLAKTLFIPAVISLTLYILISFLIVPFFRRYHQRYSQYLPLETITAHTSSLWERIADAIMRRFLPSTWRQHAHISDANDNISILDEEGEIMVGMNMDSAHREALEQRRSTVAQDEGRLSRELEEGFMDDSDDEVNRDNWRGRESHR; encoded by the exons ATGGGCTCCGCATCCAGTCTCGCAAAG ACTCTCTTCATTCCCGCCGTGATCTCGCTCACCTTATATATtctcatctccttcctcattgTTCCCTTCTTCCGCCGTTACCACCAGCGATACTCCCAATATCTACCGCTAGAAACTATAACAGCGCATACATCCTCTCTATGGGAACGGATAGCAGACGCCATCATGCGTCGATTCCTTCCGTCGACTTGGCGACAACATGCACACATCTCAGATGCGAATGACAATATCAGCATCCTCGATGAGGAAGGTGAAATTATGGTTGGGATGAACATGGACTCCGCGCATCGCGAGGCACTGGAGCAACGACGAAGTACAGTTGCTCAAGACGAAGGAAGACTGAGTCGGGAACTCGAAGAAGGATTCATGGACGATAGTGATGATGAAGTGAACCGGGACAAttggagagggcgagagtCCCATCGATGA
- a CDS encoding formin sepA (COG:T,Z;~EggNog:ENOG410QDSA;~InterPro:IPR014768,IPR016024,IPR011989,IPR010472, IPR010473,IPR014767,IPR042201,IPR015425;~PFAM:PF06371,PF06367,PF02181;~go_function: GO:0003779 - actin binding [Evidence IEA];~go_function: GO:0017048 - Rho GTPase binding [Evidence IEA];~go_process: GO:0016043 - cellular component organization [Evidence IEA];~go_process: GO:0030036 - actin cytoskeleton organization [Evidence IEA]), producing the protein MPTTTPASDKSRQTSAGKSFFGRKLHKEKSAEDRHDVHGSWESLAPPSSAAGSRSSRYSKRSSVQSVDFGNDIDPSFLTTPGGVITSIPFDSLSTDTKSPIPVDSISKAETSPRKEPSPGHLAKLPGDFHQYPAWTPSDMKQQYSHPTGPRPPPHAAGVAMSSSSTGDRGARYQQWGRPGSSAANTGFSHHSLSTADSSTNSRMSIDQASVHSSHSSNTRGSSYFSTDGSSRTLGPQHTVDRNTYFGVANPGRGSSSQSSIPPAQPRVAHSTEQYLTRPRDDRIVDQLFFELMQKRGWQNLPEQARRQMMAYPASKKWTLVHQDRLTELQGEQKRKQHARQTHGYDGPSGILERADEEGSPEWYVKKVMDDTITSKQLASLSVSLRTQPISWVKAFVEAQGQIALTNVLVKINRKKVTGPIPAPPSGDKDLDREYDIVKCLKALMNNKYGADDALTHQQIIVALISSLLSPRLNTRKLVSEVLTFLCHWADGQGHERVLQALDHVKNHQGETGRFDAWMRIVEVTIDGRGKMGSLVGASEEYRSGGVGMENLLMEYAVSSMILINMLVDAPEHDLQLRCHIRAQFISCGIKRLLTKMEGFQYEVIDKQIEHFRENEAIDYEDLLQREGGSTKDSIEGEVKDMTDPLQITDAIASRINGTRSHDYFLSALQHLLLIRENSGEDGLRMYQLVDAMLSYVAMDRRLPDLDLRQGLTFTVQSLLDRLHTDAEARQAYDENLEARQIAEAAIAERDEMKAQVELGADGLVKKLQKQIEEQTGIIELQSRQNEMVKAELADVQRLRAQELQRNELETRELYLMLRDAQDIAASNAKKANLENSEVDPSQMSGILDREKLLGRLERQLERTKTQFKLEGKVWGQHGPSDRLRELREQMDGDAAPNEDFEEQARLNLSMNPVGSVYRKRTYIQGMENTPTEEQGQNEEEVVYEQARIVDVHRPRMNPEQATGLLGEIAAKVPKIDAHDETQGPKPTETGQPAAEGAAAEGEAIAKTDEAPEDEKEAQGEGAVPPPPPPPPPPGVSGAAPPPPPPPPPPPPPPGLSGAAPPPPPPPPPPPGSGAAFPPPPPPPPPPGGAGIPPPPPPGVFGAPPPPPPPGTVIGGWRANYLASQGAPSHAMPVMSSIRPKKKLKALHWDKVDAPQVTVWATHANNPEDKEDKYVELAKKGVLDEVERLFMAKETKIFGGGVAAKQRKDKKQIISNDLSKNFQIAMSKFSQYPAEDVVKRIIHCDTDMLDNMVVMEFLQRDELCTIPENVSKLMAPYSKDWTGPDAASSEREQDPNELTREDQIYLYTAFELNHYWKARMRALSLTRSFEQDYEHISAKLKEVVRVSESLRDSVSLMNVLGLILDIGNFMNDANKQAQGFKLSSLARLGMVKDDKNETTFADLVERIVRNQYPEWEDFTDEIGGVIGLQKLNVDQLRTDAKKYIDNIKNVQASLDAGNLSDPKKFHPQDRVSQITQRNMKDARRKAEQLQLYLEEMLKSYDDIMVFYGEDNSDDGARRDFFAKLAAFLQEWKKSKEKNMTLEEVRKRTEASLARKRINAGLANSAGVSGTGDSPASPATSGAMDSLLEKLRAAAPQAKDQRDRRRRARLKERHQVRVASGQKVPDFEDSEGQDNGVDGENGGTTDPNATESDILSPPIQESEGNGATESEDVADRAASMLQGLRDNTDPERTRRRRESAEEERRKRRLRRRNGATSGSKDSTDTTPLSPVTEPTSTSLDEPMDTDNLALSSPPNGEIPTSNPPTIVLSSNASDTPDDENRPSSS; encoded by the exons ATGCCAACGACCACACCCGCCTCTGATAAATCGAGACAAACATCAGCGGGCAAGTCTTTCTTTGGAAGGAAGCTACATAAGGAGAAGTCAGCGGAGGATCGGCACGATGTCCAtgggagctgggagagcctCGCCCCTCCGTCAAGTGCCGCCGGTTCTCGTTCATCGCGATATTCGAAGCGGTCGTCAGTTCAGTCCGTGGATTTTGGCAACGATATCGACCCCTCTTTTCTTACGACGCCAGGAGGCGTAATTACCTCGATACCCTTTGATAGCTTGTCAACCGATACCAAGTCGCCAATTCCTGTCGATTCCATTTCCAAGGCTGAGACCTCACCCCGGAAAGAGCCATCACCGGGACATTTAGCGAAATTACCAGGCGATTTCCACCAGTACCCGGCGTGGACCCCGTCCGATATGAAGCAACAATATTCACACCCGACAGGGCCCCGGCCACCGCCACACGCCGCCGGCGTAGCGATGAGCTCAAGTTCTACCGGAGATAGGGGTGCACGATATCAACAATGGGGGAGGCCTGGAAGCTCTGCAGCTAATACTGGGTTTAGTCACCACTCATTGTCGACGGCGGATTCCTCCACAAACTCTCGCATGTCCATTGACCAAGCCAGTGTCCACTCTTCACATTCGTCAAACACTAGGGGTTCAAGTTACTTCTCAACAGACGGCTCTTCGCGTACGCTTGGTCCGCAGCATACAGTAGATCGGAATACCTATTTTGGCGTTGCAAACCCCGGCCGTGGATCGAGCTCTCAATCCTCTATCCCACCTGCTCAACCTAGGGTAGCACACAGTACAGAGCAGTATCTCACCAGACCAAGAGATGATCGTATTGTGGATCAGCTTTTCTTCGAATTAATGCAGAAGCGGGGCTGGCAAAATCTCCCCGAGCAAGCTAGAAGGCAAATGATGGCATATCCGGCATCGAAGAAATGGACATTGGTCCACCAAGACCGCTTGACGGAACTACAAGGGGAGCAAAAGCGCAAACAGCATGCGCGCCAGACTCATGGATATGATGGCCCATCAGGGATTCTGGAACGAGCAGACGAGGAGGGAAGCCCGGAGTGGTATGTGAAGAAAGTAATGGATGACACGATAACATCGAAACAGCTGGCAAGCTTGAGTGTCAGTCTGCGAACGCAACCGATCAGTTGGGTGAAAGCGTTCGTTGAGGCGCAGGGTCAAATCGCTTTGACGAACGTACTAGTAAAGATCAACCGCAAGAAAGTTACAGGCCCCATTCCTGCACCCCCATCTGGCGATAAGGACTTGGACCGCGAGTACGATATCGTCAAATGTTTGAAAGCGCTGATGAACAACAAATATGGCGCGGATGACGCCCTCACCCATCAGCAAATCATTGTGGCACTGATCAGCTCGTTGCTCTCACCCCGCCTGAATACAAGGAAACTCGTGAGCGAGGTTCTCACATTTCTTTGCCACTGGGCCGATGGACAGGGCCATGAGAGAGTCTTGCAAGCTCTGGACCATGTAAAAAACCACCAGGGCGAAACCGGCCGTTTTGATGCCTGGATGCGTATCGTCGAGGTAACAATAGATGGCCGTGGAAAGATGGGTAGCCTGGTTGGTGCGAGCGAGGAGTATCGCAGTGGTGGTGTCGGAATGGAGAATCTTCTCATGGAATATGCAGTCTCCAGCATGATCCTTATCAACATGCTGGTGGATGCACCCGAACATGACTTGCAGCTGCGATGCCATATCCGAGCGCAGTTCATATCATGCGGCATTAAACGTCTTTTGACGAAAATGGAGGGCTTTCAGTACGAAGTCATTGATAAACAGATTGAGCATTTCCGGGAGAATGAAGCCATCGATTACGAAGACCTTCTGCAACGGGAGGGCGGCAGTACGAAGGATAGCATCGAAGGAGAAGTAAAGGACATGACGGACCCACTTCAAATAACAGATGCTATCGCAAGTCGCATCAATGGGACAAGATCCCATGACTACTTCCTTTCTGCTTTGCAACATCTGCTTCTGATCCGGGAGAATTCTGGGGAGGACGGTCTCAGGATGTACCAGCTTGTGGATGCTATGCTCAGTTATGTTGCCATGGACAGGAGACTACCGGATCTTGACCTGCGACAGGGGTTGACGTTCACTGTGCAAAGCTTGCTAGATCGACTCCATACCGATGCAGAGGCTAGGCAAGCTTACGATGAAAATCTGGAAGCTCGACAAATCGCGGAGGCTGCAATTGCTGAACGTGATGAGATGAAGGCACAGGTTGAGCTAGGTGCGGATGGGCTGGTTAAAAAGTTGCAGAAGCAGATTGAGGAGCAGACGGGCATAATCGAGCTCCAGAGCAGGCAAAACGAGATGGTTAAGGCCGAGCTTGCAGATGTTCAGAGGCTTCGTGCTCAGGAGTTGCAAAGAAACGAGCTGGAGACTCGGGAACTCTACCTCATGCTCCGAGATGCTCAAGATATTGCTGCGTCGAATGCCAAAAAAGCCAACCTCGAGAATTCTGAGGTTGATCCATCTCAGATGAGCGGTATTCTAGATCGGGAGAAGCTTCTGGGACGGCTGGAGAGGCAGCTTGAGAGGACGAAGACCCAGTTCAAGCTGGAAGGCAAGGTCTGGGGTCAGCACGGACCATCAGACCGACTACGTGAACTCCGCGAGCAAATGGACGGTGATGCTGCGCCTAATGAAGATTTTGAGGAGCAGGCTCGCCTGAATCTCAGCATGAACCCGGTGGGATCTGTATACCGAAAGAGGACCTACATCCAGGGCATGGAGAATACACCCACCGAGGAGCAAGGTcaaaatgaagaagaagttgtttATGAACAGGCGCGGATTGTGGATGTTCACCGGCCGCGCATGAATCCAGAACAAGCGACTGGCCTTCTCGGAGAAATCGCTGCTAAAGTTCCAAAGATCGATGCTCACGATGAGACGCAAGGCCCCAAGCCGACTGAAACTGGgcagccagcagcagaaggagcagcagcagaaggagaagcgaTCGCCAAGACCGACGAAGCGCCGGAAGACGAAAAGGAAGCCCAGGGTGAAGGCGCCGtaccaccccctcctcctccgcctcccccACCAGGTGTCTCTGGAGCAGCcccccctccgccgccgcctccgccgcctccaccgcctCCACCAGGCCTGTCTGGGGCAgcccctccgccgccgcctccacctcctccgcccccaGGATCAGGGGCAgcctttcctcctccaccgccaccgcctcctccacctggcGGTGCCGGTATccctccaccgccgcctcctggTGTCTTTGGAGcaccgcctcctccacccccaccTGGTACAGTAATTGGAGGTTGGAGAGCAAACTACTTAGCTTCACAAGGCGCTCCATCTCATGCCATGCCTGTTATGTCATCCATTAGACctaagaagaagctcaaggcccTCCACTGGGATAAGGTCGACGCGCCACAGGTTACAGTATGGGCAACGCACGCAAACAACCCCGAGGATAAGGAGGATAAGTACGTTGAGCTGGCTAAGAAAGGTGTACTGGATGAAGTAGAACGACTATTCATGGCCAAGGAGACCAAGATTTTCGGAGGGGGTGTGGCAGCCAAGCAGCggaaggacaagaaacaAATCATCTCCAATGATTTATCCAAGAATTTCCAGATCGCCATGTCCAAATTCTCTCAGTACCCTGCCGAAGATGTTGTCAAAAGAATTATCCACTGTGACACCGATATGCTGGATAACATGGTTGTTATGGAATTCCTACAGCGGGATGAACTGTGCACAATTCCCGAGAATGTATCGAAACTCATGGCGCCGTACAGCAAGGACTGGACAGGACCCGATGCTGCCAGCTCTGAACGAGAACAGGACCCCAACGAACTCACCCGCGAAGATCAAATTTACCTTTATACTGCATTCGAACTGAACCACTACTGGAAGGCAAGAATGCGCGCACTTTCCTTGACTCGCTCTTTCGAACAGGATTATGAACATATCTCTGCGAAACTTAAAGAGGTTGTCCGAGTAAGCGAATCGTTACGCGACTCTGTCTCATTAATGAACGTGCTCGGCTTAATCCTAGATATTGGTAACTTCATGAACGACGCCAATAAACAGGCCCAGGGTTTTAAGTTGAGCTCTTTGGCTCGCCTCGGAATGGTCAAAGACGACAAGAACGAGACCACCTTTGCTGATCTTGTCGAACGTATTGTTCGGAACCAATATCCAGAGTGGGAGGACTTCACTGATGAAATCGGCGGCGTTATTGGCCTTCAGAAGCTCAACGTTGACCAGCTACGGACGGATGCAAAGAAGTACATCGACAACATCAAGAATGTGCAGGCAAGCTTGGATGCAGGAAATCTCAGCGATCCGAAGAAGTTCCATCCTCAAGATCGTGTCAGCCAGATTACTCAACGCAATATGAAGGATGCCAGGCGGAAAGCGGAGCAATTGCAGCTCTATCTGGAAGAAATGCTCAAATCCTATGATGATATCATGGTCTTCTACGGCGAGGATAACTCCGACGATGGTGCTCGGCGCGACTTCTTTGCGAAATTGGCCGCATTCTTACAAGAGTGGAAG AAATCTAAGGAGAAGAACATGACTTTGGAGGAAGTTAGGAAACGCACCGAAGCGTCTCTGGCTCGCAAACGCATCAATGCTGGCCTTGCGAACAGTGCAGGTGTGTCTGGAACTGGAGACTCTCCAGCCTCTCCAGCTACGAGCGGAGCCATGGATTCACTCCTGGAGAAGTTACGTGCCGCTGCCCCTCAGGCCAAGGATCAGCGTGACCGTCGTCGCCGTGCGAGACTGAAGGAACGCCACCAGGTTCGAGTTGCTTCCGGGCAGAAGGTACCTGATTTCGAAGACTCCGAAGGCCAGGATAACGGCGTGGACGGGGAGAATGGCGGTACTACTGACCCGAATGCCACCGAATCCGACATCTTGAGTCCTCCGATCCAGGAATCTGAAGGAAATGGGGCCACGGAAAGCGAGGACGTCGCGGACCGCGCAGCGAGCATGCTGCAAGGGCTAAGAGATAACACTGACCCCGAACGCACACGGAGACGGCGAGAAAGCGCAGAGGAGGAACGCAGAAAGCGTCGACTAAGGAGGCGCAACGGAGCAACTAGTGGAAGTAAGGACAGCACTGATACTACGCCTTTGTCGCCTGTAACCGAACCGACTTCAACCTCGCTTGATGAGCCCATGGATACAGACAATCTGGCTCTTTCGAGTCCGCCAAATGGGGAAATTCCAACGTCGAACCCTCCAACTATTGTTTTATCATCGAATGCTTCAGATACGCCTGATGATGAGAATCGCCCCTCATCGAGCTAG
- the MSS1 gene encoding tRNA modification GTPase (COG:J;~EggNog:ENOG410PFQT;~InterPro:IPR031168,IPR025867,IPR027266,IPR005225, IPR006073,IPR027417,IPR018948,IPR027368,IPR004520;~PFAM:PF10396,PF12631,PF01926;~go_function: GO:0003924 - GTPase activity [Evidence IEA];~go_function: GO:0005515 - protein binding [Evidence IEA];~go_function: GO:0005525 - GTP binding [Evidence IEA];~go_process: GO:0006400 - tRNA modification [Evidence IEA]), producing the protein MRAHLLRHVRCVATPIRSPWNRLWGRAHVFRHALNTPIPSLPQIRSLSASPPNLRIHGGNQTIYALSTAPGRAAIAVVRVSGPACVSVYQALCPKAPLPQPRVAAVRTLYDPASTNLPSQAGVLDAGALVLYFPGPKTATGEDVLEFHLHGGLAIVRSVLAAIAGSGASDRLVRYAEPGEFTRRAFMNDRLGLPQIEALGDTLAADTEQQRRLAVRGASDALSKRYEQWRQQLIYARGELEALIDFSEDQHFDESSDELILSVASQVRALSRQIALHIQNASKGELMRSGIKVALLGAPNAGKSSILNRIVGREAAIVSTEEGTTRDIVDVGIDLGGWYCKLGDMAGIRSEPGRKPGDISLMIGAVEKEGIRRARARALESDVVVVVISVEDGLEKDAPHRLAVEPDVVDAANECVRAGKHIIVAINKCDRLPPLGRSKFAHAPHELTLQVSQLFPEIPMKRLFGISCLERSDTPEQSETSTWPSFLQGLISTFEEMATPHGVDGDANGQYDRSYWEDSLGVSHRQSTNLQICQQSLDDFLAEVTPSSRMPELEVDIVVAAEHLRYGAEALASITGKGESGDVEDVLGVVFEKFCVGK; encoded by the exons ATGCGGGCGCATCTCCTTCGACACGTGCGATGCGTTGCTACTCCCATCCGCTCGCCGTGGAATCGACTCTGGGGTAGAGCGCATGTATTCCGCCATGCCTTGAATACCCCCATACCATCTCTCCCGCAGATTCGATCATTGTCGGCATCGCCACCGAATTTGCGGATCCATGGAGGCAATCAAACCATATACGCTCTGTCTACAGCTCCTGGTCGAGCTGCGATCGCTGTAGTCAGAGTTTCTGGACCGGCCTGTGTCTCG GTTTACCAAGCGCTCTGCCCTAAAGCACCACTACCACAACCCCGCGTGGCAGCGGTTCGCACCCTTTACGATCCGGCCTCAACCAATCTACCCAGCCAAGCGGGAGTCTTAGATGCTGGTGCTCTGGTATTATACTTTCCCGGGCCTAAAACCGCCACTGGAGAGGATGTATTGGAATTTCACCTTCACGGAGGACTAGCAATTGTCCGATCCGTCCTAGCAGCCATCGCGGGTTCTGGCGCGAGTGACCGCCTTGTGCGGTACGCAGAGCCAGGCGAATTTACACGACGAGCGTTTATGAACGACCGGCTTGGACTGCCGCAGATTGAGGCGTTGGGAGACACCCTAGCGGCAGATACGGAACAGCAGCGGCGCCTGGCTGTACGTGGTGCGAGTGACGCGTTGTCAAAGCGGTACGAACAGTGGCGCCAGCAGTTAATTTACGCCCGTGGAGAACTTGAGGCATTGATAGATTTCTCGGAAGACCAGCACTTTGATGAGTCCTCTGACGAGTTGATATTATCGGTGGCGTCGCAGGTGCGGGCCCTCAGTCGGCAGATTGCACTGCACATCCAAAACGCGTCAAAGGGCGAGTTGATGCGTAGCGGTATTAAGGTTGCCCTTCTTGGAGCCCCGAATGCAGGTAAAAGCTCTATTCTGAATCGGATTGTCGGGCGAGAGGCGGCTATTGTCAGTACCGAAGAAGGCACTACCAGAGAtattgtggatgttggaaTCGACTTGGGCGGTTGGTATTGCAAATTGGGAGATATGGCGGGGATTCGATCGGAGCCGGGTAGAAAACCAGGAGATATTTCATTGATGATTGGTGCTGTCGAAAAAGAAGGTATCCGGCGGGCTCGCGCGCGAGCCCTAGAATCCGACGTGGTCGTTGTGGTTATCTCTGTGGAGGATGGACTCGAGAAAGACGCACCGCATCGACTTGCTGTAGAGCCGGACGTCGTCGATGCGGCCAACGAGTGTGTGCGCGCAGGCAAGCATATTATCGTTGCCATCAACAAATGTGACCGATTGCCACCACTGGGCCGGAGCAAGTTTGCTCACGCGCCCCACGAACTAACTCTGCAAGTGAGCCAGCTCTTCCCTGAGATTCCGATGAAGCGTCTCTTCGGCATCTCGTGCCTCGAGCGCTCAGATACACCCGAACAGTCGGAGACAAGCACCTGGCCGTCCTTCCTACAGGGTCTAATCTCAACCTTCGAGGAAATGGCTACTCCACATGGAGTAGACGGGGATGCAAATGGACAGTACGATCGATCATACTGGGAAGACTCCCTAGGAGTGAGTCATCGGCAGAGTACGAATCTTCAAATATGCCAGCAAAGCCTAGATGATTTTCTTGCAGAGGTTACTCCATCGTCTCGAATGCCCGAATTGGAGGTGGACATCGTGGTGGCCGCGGAGCATCTTCGCTACGGGGCTGAAGCTCTCGCTTCAATTACGGGAAAGGGTGAAAGCggcgatgtcgaggatgTGCTGGGCGTGGTTTTCGAGAAGTTTTGCGTTGGGAAGTAA